A section of the Primulina eburnea isolate SZY01 chromosome 1, ASM2296580v1, whole genome shotgun sequence genome encodes:
- the LOC140833665 gene encoding UBP1-associated protein 2B-like produces MAKKRKSRAIETPQEPEPEPEPGPEPIQDSEPDPEQYSEPDPEQSVTEEIKQTSVEDPSVGEEEEEEADIEEEAEEVREGEGEGEEEEEEGEEVQEDDALLEKIEQEYEITEKPSENDISENGGANEGQNEEDEGELEEEPLEKLLEPFSKDQIVLLVKEAVAKHPDIIDNVRELADADPSHRKIFVHGLGWDATSETITSVFGKYGDIEDSRVVIDKNSGKAKGYGFILFRHRHGARRALKQPQKLIGSRMTSCQLASAGPVPAPPPIAGSTVSGAPVNEYTQKKIYVSNVSAEIDVNKLVEFFSKFGEIEEGPLGLDKQTGKPRGFCLFVYKSTESAKKALEEPHKKFEGQILHCQKAIDGPKHSKGYFNPQHGQPHQQQSQPLVHHQGQQGYYQRTVKRGKYAESSGGMLHTSGHLMAPSAGPAVPPMTFNHPVPPAAIGQAVAALLATQGAGLGIGNLLGGIGTGVNPQGGQTMMNNVGYGVPGASGYGGQSVVQGGYGVQPPMGQGGVRPHQGAAPYMGHGH; encoded by the coding sequence ATGGCCAAGAAGAGAAAAAGCCGAGCTATCGAAACTCCTCAAGAGCCCGAGCCTGAGCCGGAGCCTGGGCCTGAACCCATCCAGGATAGTGAGCCAGATCCGGAACAGTACAGTGAGCCAGATCCGGAACAATCTGTCACTGAGGAAATAAAACAAACCTCAGTGGAAGATCCAAGTGTtggggaagaagaagaagaagaagcagACATTGAAGAAGAAGCAGAAGAGGTGCGAGAGGGAGAGGGAGAGGGAGAGGAAGAGGAAGAAGAGGGGGAAGAGGTGCAGGAAGACGACGCCCTTCTTGAGAAGATCGAACAAGAGTATGAAATTACAGAGAAGCCTTCCGAGAATGACATTTCAGAAAATGGTGGTGCAAATGAAGGGCAGAACGAGGAAGACGAAGGTGAATTGGAGGAGGAGCCACTGGAGAAGCTTCTCGAACCCTTTTCTAAAGACCAAATAGTTCTTTTGGTCAAGGAGGCAGTGGCCAAACACCCTGATATCATCGACAACGTGCGCGAATTGGCCGATGCCGACCCTTCACACCGCAAGATTTTCGTGCACGGCCTTGGGTGGGATGCGACTTCTGAAACGATTACCTCTGTTTTCGGGAAGTACGGGGATATTGAGGATAGTAGGGTTGTTATCGACAAGAATTCCGGGAAAGCTAAGGGTTATGGATTTATTTTATTCAGGCACCGTCATGGAGCGCGTCGTGCCTTGAAGCAACCACAGAAGTTGATCGGGAGTCGGATGACTTCATGCCAGCTGGCATCAGCTGGTCCCGTTCCTGCTCCTCCACCCATTGCTGGGTCAACTGTTTCTGGTGCCCCAGTAAATGAGTACACTCAGAAGAAAATTTATGTGAGCAATGTATCCGCCGAGATTGATGTTAATAAACTTGTGGAGTTCTTCTCGAAATTTGGGGAGATTGAGGAAGGACCGTTGGGGTTGGATAAGCAGACTGGGAAACCAAGAGGTTTCTGCTTGTTTGTTTACAAAAGCACCGAGAGTGCCAAGAAGGCGCTGGAGGAGCCACACAAGAAGTTTGAGGGTCAGATTCTACATTGCCAGAAGGCCATAGATGGACCTAAACATTCTAAAGGTTATTTCAACCCTCAGCATGGTCAACCACATCAGCAACAGTCTCAGCCTCTGGTCCATCACCAGGGGCAGCAAGGATATTATCAACGTACTGTGAAGAGGGGTAAGTACGCAGAGAGCAGTGGAGGGATGTTGCATACGTCTGGGCACTTGATGGCACCTAGTGCAGGGCCAGCTGTGCCTCCCATGACGTTCAATCACCCGGTACCTCCGGCAGCTATTGGACAGGCTGTAGCAGCACTCTTGGCCACTCAGGGGGCTGGCTTAGGAATAGGGAATTTGCTTGGAGGGATTGGTACTGGTGTAAATCCACAGGGAGGTCAAACGATGATGAACAATGTAGGTTATGGAGTTCCAGGCGCATCTGGGTATGGAGGACAGTCTGTGGTGCAGGGAGGTTACGGTGTCCAGCCACCAATGGGTCAGGGTGGCGTTAGACCACATCAAGGTGCTGCACCCTACATGGGTCATGGTCACTAG
- the LOC140808843 gene encoding uncharacterized protein — MAGRPPRANRNPRYANNHNDNNENPNPDGNPPPPPPRMGLSQANLMAIATIVATTIQGLGNPNGNGNQQPQPPPAQNGIKYHYESLRKNRCPVFKGDADPESSQNWLKSVETQLRLLEIPEALKVEVITPFLEDKASKWCETVSPTLTAAGAITWRQFRDVFLKQYFPAEVRLQKLSEFENFSQTPGMSVVDYTSRFNDLGTYAPTIMADGVLKMHKYKKGLSSRIQSFLAVYQPTSFADLMGAAIRAETDIKRREDENKNKRPLTGQPSQGKPPFKRPNQSSGPFKGASSHPSYQEPKMCPKCNNRHSGECHRQTGACFNCGKLGHRIANCPEPLKRSTKPNADANPNKPRENKPNARVFAITQEEADDANDVVAGTIFVNEMPAYVLFDSGATHSFISKRFTKKLGLTPELLVEPFRVATPTSKTIETHRVHRQCKICIHEHLFQAELIQLKMVEFDIILGMDWLARNNAMVDCKGKSVRLRTPSQKEVVYHGKSKEQKSLLSASQAWKAVKSGADIYLAMINVVEEEIELKPVDIPIVREFPDVFPEELPETIPDREIEFEINLVPGAAPISKAPYQMAPAELKELKEQLQELLDKKQIRPSASPWGAPITIKNKYPLPRIDDLFDQLKGATVFSKLDLRTGYHQLKVRAEDIPKTAFRTRYGHYEFTVMPFGLTNAPAAFMDLMNRVFKPFLDRFIVVFIDDILVYSPSKEDHEEHLRLTLQTLREKELYAKFKKCEFWLNSVSFLGHVISEAGVSVDPKKVESILDWPKPRNATDIRSFLGLAGYYRKFVEGFSSIAVPLTRLTQKNSKFIWDDNCEKSFQTLKEKLASTPVLVLPTEDKDFTIYSDASKEGQLKPHERNYPTHDLELAAVVFALKIWRHYLYGSKCEIFTDHQSLKYLFTQKELNMRQRRRIELLKDYDLTISYHPGKANKVADALSRRNMNKVTLAALSAQPCLREIVKLNQDRNPVLAKLKEQAKEAKSQDTQIDDKRVLWMKGRLCVPDVDNLRKEVMSEAHKSKFSVHPGSTKMSKQSTKGLEDFFNL, encoded by the exons ATGGCCGGAAGACCTCCACGAGCCAATCGCAACCCACGGTACGCCAACAACCACAATGACAATAATGAGAACCCTAATCCTGACGGAAATCCACCGCCACCACCTCCCAGAATGGGCCTGAGCCAAGCAAATTTGATGGCTATAGCCACCATAGTGGCAACAACTATCCAGGGCTTGGGAAACCCCAATGGTAACGGTAATCAGCAGCCTCAACCACCACCGGCACAGAATGGAATCAAGTACCATTACGAGTCTCTTCGTAAGAACCGTTGCCCAGTGTTCAAGGGAGACGCCGACCCTGAAAGTAGCCAGAACTGGTTGAAAAGTGTGGAAACCCAGCTGCGATTATTAGAGATACCCGAGGCACTCAAAGTAGAGGTAATAACACCATTCCTGGAAGATAAGGCGAGCAAGTGGTGTGAAACAGTCTCACCTACCCTGACAGCCGCCGGAGCAATCACTTGGCGACAATTCAGAGATGTCTTTCTCAAACAATATTTCCCAGCAGAAGTCAGACTACAGAAATTGAGCGAGTTTGAGAACTTCTCGCAAACACCAGGCATGTCAGTGGTAGATTACACCTCCCGATTCAATGACCTCGGAACTTATGCCCCGACAATCATGGCAGATGGAGTTCTGAAAATGCACAAATACAAAAAGGGATTGAGCAGCCGTATTCAGTCATTCTTAGCAGTTTATCAACCTACGAGCTTTGCTGATTTAATGGGAGCTGCAATAAGAGCTGAGACCGACATCAAGCGTCGGGAGGACGAGAACAAGAATAAACGGCCTCTTACTGGACAGCCATCTCAAGGGAAGCCACCATTCAAGAGACCGAATCAGTCCAGTGGACCCTTCAAAGGTGCTTCGTCCCACCCATCTTACCAAGAACCAAAGATGTGCCCCAAATGTAATAACCGTCATTCTGGAGAATGCCACCGACAGACGGGAGCATGTTTCAATTGTGGGAAATTAGGGCATCGAATTGCTAATTGCCCCGAGCCATTGAAGAGAAGTACAAAGCCTAATGCCGATGCTAACCCCAACAAACCAAGGGAGAATAAGCCCAACGCTCGTGTGTTTGCAATAACCCAAGAAGAAGCAGATGATGCAaacgatgtcgtggcaggtaccaTTTTTGTCAATGAAATGCCAGCTTATGTGTTGTTTGAcagtggtgctactcattcattcatatctaaaaGATTCACTAAGAAACTAGGGCTTACACCTGAATTACTAGTCGAACCATTTAGAGTAGCAACTCCTACTAGTAAGACAATCGAAACACATAGAGTACACCGACAGTGTAAGATCTGCATCCATGAGCACCTGTTCCAAGCAGAATTGATACAACTAAAAATGGTGGAATTCGACATCATCTTAGGAATGGATTGGCTAGCAAGAAACAATGCGATGGTAGATTGCAAGGGAAAGAGCGTTAGGCTCCGAACCCCGAGCCAAAAAGAGGTCGTGTATCATGGCAAATCCAAGGAACAGAAGTCACTTCTTTCCGCATCCCAAGCATGGAAAGCCGTGAAATCCGGAGCAGATATCTATCTAGCAATGATTAACGTAGTGGAGGAAGAGATTGAACTTAAACCAGTGGATATCCCTATCGTGCGAgaattcccagacgtctttccggAAGAACTACCAGAGACAATCCCGGACCGTGAAATTGAGTTCGAAATCAATTTAGTGCCCGGAGCGGCACCCATCTCCAAGGCACCATACCAAATGGCACCAGCTGAACTTAAGGAGCTAAAagagcaacttcaagaattgctagacaaaAAGCAGATTCGACCAAGTGCGTCTccatggggagctcca ATCACtatcaagaacaagtaccctcttccaaggatagatgacCTGTTTGATCAGCTTAAAGGAGCCACAGTGTTTTCCAAATTGGATTTGAGAACGGGCTACCACCAATTGAAGGTCAGAGCTGAAGACATCCCAAAGACGGCCTTTCGgacaaggtatggacactacgaattCACGGTGATGCCTTTTGGTCTGACAAACGCACCAGCAGCCTTTATGGACCTAATGAACAGAGTATTCAAGCCGTTTCTGGATCGATTCATAGTGgtattcattgatgacatcCTTGTCTACTCTCCTAGCAAGGAAGATCACGAAGAGCATCTCCGCCTCACTCTACAAACCTTAAGAGAGAAAGAACTCTatgccaagttcaagaaatgcgaattctggctaaaCAGTGTATCCTTTTTAGGGCATGTGATATCGGAAGCAGGAGTATCAGTAGATCCAAAGAAAGTGGAGTCAATTCTAGATTGGCCGAAACCGAGAAACGCCACAGACATTAGAAGTTTTCTTGGATTGGCGGGCTATTACAGGAAATTCGTTGAAGGATTCTCTTCCATAGCCGTACCATTAACAAGGCTTACTCAAAagaattctaaattcatttgGGATGACAACTGCGAGAAAAGTTTTCAGACATTGAAAGAAAAGCTCGCGTCTACACCAGTGTTAGTCTTGCCTACTGAAGATAAGGATTTCACCATCTACAGTGACGCATCGAAggaagg gCAGTTGAAGCCGCATGAACGAAATTACCCCACTCACGACCTCGAACTGGCAGCAGtcgtctttgctttgaagatatggagacattatctctatggctccAAGTGCGAAATCTTCACGGACCACCAGAGCCTCAAATACTTGTTCACccaaaaagaattaaatatgagacaaaggcGACGGATTGAgctgttgaaggattatgacttgactataagctaccatccaggcaaGGCAAACAAAgtagctgatgctttgagtcggaGGAATATGAATAAGGTGACCTTAGCTGCACTCTCCGCTCAACCATGTCTGCGAGAAATCGTCAAGTTGAACCAGGATCGAAACCCAGTTCTAGCAAAACTTAAGGAACAAGCTAAGGAAGCAAAGTCTCAAGATACTCAGATCGACGACAAAAGAGTCctttggatgaaaggacgattgtgcgTACCAGACGTAGATAACCTTCGAAAAGAAGTAATGTCAGAAGCACATAAGTCgaaattttcagtccatcctggcagtaccaagat GTCAAAGCAGAGCACCAAAGGCCTGGAGGACTTCTTCAACCTCTag